In Gadus morhua chromosome 2, gadMor3.0, whole genome shotgun sequence, a single window of DNA contains:
- the gaa gene encoding lysosomal alpha-glucosidase isoform X2 encodes MVRTGHLMADLSGAAVLSAGLLFISALLTCLYVSHVSDYDTIKIRSEEPVGRPPASVNLLEKVRNIFVKIWTDQAEITQQPSDAGSSKCLMNLDSRFDCSRDRVLTRSECQERGCCYAPLALTSGPPWCYYPRSYSGYKMGPLSPTKRGRGATLVRPTPSYLPRDITTLRLEVIEETPNCFHLTLKDPSSKRYEVPLPPGNFGGLKTDHDSLYTAEFQPDPFGFIIQRKSNGRVILNTTVAPLLFSDQYLQLSTSLASPVLSGLGEHYTLLGLDLNWTSLTFWNRDMAPHANANMYGSHPFYLVQEEDGLAHGVFLLNSNAMEVALQPTPALTWVSVGGILDLYVFLGPDPQSVVRQYLQVVGYPMMPPYWSLGFHLCRWGYHTSNETRSVVQRMHMHNFPLDVQWNDLDYADKRRVFTFDPQRFGDLPDMVEEFHQRGMKYILILDPGISSTSPKGTYLPYEDGQRRGVFIRNATGHTLIGKVWPGRTAFPDFTNPETILWWRDCIQSFHSTVKLDGLWIDMNEPANFVQGSVDGCPDSDLEAPPYTPKGVIGGQLNVGTLCMSAQQNLSTHYNLHNLYGLTEASATYRALLEVRGRRPFVLSRSSFPGIGRFSGVWTGDVRSDWEQLRYSVPAVLQLGLSGMALAGADVCGFGGDTTEELCVRWMQLGAFYPFMRNHNDRPNAEPYVFGQRAQAAMRRALNQRYSLLPFLYTLFHHAHTSADTVARPLFLEFPNDPNCQTIDRQFLWGPSLLISPVLEPGVVELAAYLPAGTWYSLEDGLPFYSKGQYLLLPAPLDTINVHVREGHVIPQQEPALTTNASRSNPFLLTVALSPRGWASGDLFWDDGDSMDTFHTGEYCYVLFIAAQSQVVGDPVRQNGGLSRLVLGGLRVFGVPSRPVSVWANGLRVLDFTYRTDTKALKVKGLALPMSEVFTVRWAL; translated from the exons ATGGTGCGGACAGGTCATCTGATGGCAGATTTGTCTGGTGCGGCGGTCCTCTCAGCTGGGCTCCTCTTCATCTCTGCTTTATTGACCTGTCTGTACGTCAGCCATGTGTCTGATTATGATACGATCAAAATCCGCTCTGAGGAACCCGTGGGACGTCCTCCAGCATCTGTGAACCTTCTAGAAAAAGTTCGGAACATCTTCGTGAAAATATGGACGGATCAAGCGGAAATAACCCAACAACCATCGGACGCTGGTTCTTCCAAGTGTCTCATGAACCTGGACAGCAGATTCGACTGCTCCAGAGACCGAGTACTGACTCGGAGTGAGTGTCAGGAACGAGGGTGTTGCTATGCCCCTCTGGCGCTCACCTCTGGCCCTCCTTGGTGCTACTATCCTCGGTCATATAGCGGCTACAAGATGGGTCCGCTCAGCCCCACCAAGAGAGGCCGGGGTGCCACTCTGGTACGACCGACTCCCTCCTACCTCCCCAGGGACATAACCACACTGCGCCTGGAGGTAATAGAGGAGACGCCGAACTGCTTCCATCTCACA TTGAAGGACCCCTCGTCGAAGCGATATGAAGTTCCTCTGCCTCCTGGTAACTTTGGTGGGCTGAAGACCGACCACGACTCTCTCTATACAGCCGAGTTCCAGCCAGACCCTTTTGGCTTCATCATTCAACGTAAATCCAATGGCCGTGTAAT CCTGAACACCACCGTGGCTCCGCTGCTGTTCTCGGACCAGTACCTGCAGCTCTCCACCTCCCTGGCCTCCCCGGTGCTGTCCGGCCTGGGGGAGCACTACACCCTGCTGGGCCTGGACCTCAACTGGACCAGCCTCACCTTCTGGAACAGGGACATGGCGCCTCAT GCTAATGCTAATATGTATGGGTCCCACCCGTTCTACCTGGTCCAAGAGGAGGACGGCCTAGCGCACGGCGTCTTCCTGCTCAACAGCAATGCCATGG AGGTGGCCCTGCAGCCCACGCCTGCCCTCACCTGGGTGTCAGTTGGAGGGATCCTGGACCTGTACGTCTTTCTGGGCCCCGACCCCCAGAGTGTGGTACGACAGTACCTGCAGGTTGTCG GCTACCCTATGATGCCTCCTTATTGGTCGCTGGGCTTCCACCTGTGTCGTTGGGGCTATCACACCTCCAATGAGACCCGATCCGTGGTACagcgcatgcacatgcacaattTCCCACTG GATGTGCAGTGGAATGACCTGGACTACGCAGACAAGCGCCGGGTGTTCACCTTTGACCCCCAGAGATTCGGGGATTTACCAGACATGGTGGAGGAGTTCCATCAGAGAGGGATGAAGTATATTCTCATACTG gATCCTGGTATCAGCAGCACCAGTCCTAAAGGGACGTACCTTCCTTATGAGgatggacagaggagaggggtcTTCATTAGGAATGCTACGGGACACACCCTCATCGGGAAG GTGTGGCCGGGCCGGACTGCCTTCCCCGACTTCACAAACCCGGAGACTATCCTCTGGTGGAGAGACTGCATCCAAAGTTTCCACTCTACCGTCAAACTAGATGGGCTGTGGATC GACATGAACGAACCAGCCAATTTTGTGCAGGGTTCAGTGGACGGCTGTCCAGACAGTGACCTGGAAGCTCCACCCTATACACCAA AGGGTGTCATCGGAGGCCAGCTGAACGTGGGCACCCTCTGCATGTCTGCGCAGCAGAACCTGTCCACCCACTACAACCTGCACAATCTGTACGGATTGACTGAGGCCAGCGCCACCTACAG AGCTCTGTTGGAGGTCAGGGGGAGGCGGCCCTTCGtcctctcccgctcctccttTCCGGGAATCGGACGCTTCTCCGGGGTGTGGACCGGGGACGTCCGGAGCGACTGGGAGCAGCTGCGGTACTCCGTTCCTG CTGTGCTGCAGCTGGGCCTGTCGGGCATGGCGTTGGCGGGGGCTGATGTGTGTGGCTTCGGGGGGGACACCACAGAGGAACTGTGTGTGCGCTGGATGCAGCTGGGTGCCTTCTACCCCTTTATGAGGAACCACAACGACAGGCCCAACGCT GAACCCTACGTGTTTGGGCAGAGAGCCCAGGCGGCAATGCGGAGGGCCCTGAACCAGCGCTACTCCCTCCTTCCATTCCTCTACACACTCTTccatcacgcacacacctccGCAGACACGGTGGCCCGGCCCCTCTTCCTGGA ATTCCCCAATGACCCCAACTGCCAGACCATAGACAGGCAGTTCCTGTGGGGGCCCTCGCTGCTTATCAGCCCTGTGTTGGAGCCAGGGGTCGTTGAACTGGCCGCTTACCTGCCCGCAGGAACTTGGTACAGTCTGGAGGAT GGTCTGCCTTTCTACAGTAAGGGCCAGTACCTGCTCCTGCCAGCCCCGCTGGACACCATCAACGTCCATGTGAGAGAGGGACACGTCATCCCACAGCAG GAGCCAGCCCTGACAACCAACGCCTCGCGCAGCAATCCTTTCCTCCTCACGGTGGCACTGTCCCCAAGGGGCTGGGCCAGCGGGGACCTGTTCTGGGACGACGGGGACAGCATGGACACCTTCCATACCGGAGAGTACTGCTATGTCCTCTTCATCGCTGCTCAG TCCCAGGTTGTGGGTGACCCGGTCAGGCAGAACGGGGGTCTGAGCCGCCTGGTTCTGGGGGGCCTGAGGGTGTTCGGGGTGCCGTCACGGCCCGTATCTGTGTGGGCCAACGGCCTGAGAGTCTTGGACTTCACCTATCGCACAGACACCAAG gcGTTGAAGGTGAAGGGTTTGGCCCTGCCCATGTCAGAGGTTTTCACAGTCCGGTGGGCTCTGTGA
- the gaa gene encoding lysosomal alpha-glucosidase isoform X1 — protein MVRTGHLMADLSGAAVLSAGLLFISALLTCLYVSHVSDYDTIKIRSEEPVGRPPASVNLLEKVRNIFVKIWTDQAEITQQPSDAGSSKCLMNLDSRFDCSRDRVLTRSECQERGCCYAPLALTSGPPWCYYPRSYSGYKMGPLSPTKRGRGATLVRPTPSYLPRDITTLRLEVIEETPNCFHLTLKDPSSKRYEVPLPPGNFGGLKTDHDSLYTAEFQPDPFGFIIQRKSNGRVILNTTVAPLLFSDQYLQLSTSLASPVLSGLGEHYTLLGLDLNWTSLTFWNRDMAPHANANMYGSHPFYLVQEEDGLAHGVFLLNSNAMEVALQPTPALTWVSVGGILDLYVFLGPDPQSVVRQYLQVVGYPMMPPYWSLGFHLCRWGYHTSNETRSVVQRMHMHNFPLDVQWNDLDYADKRRVFTFDPQRFGDLPDMVEEFHQRGMKYILILDPGISSTSPKGTYLPYEDGQRRGVFIRNATGHTLIGKVWPGRTAFPDFTNPETILWWRDCIQSFHSTVKLDGLWIDMNEPANFVQGSVDGCPDSDLEAPPYTPKGVIGGQLNVGTLCMSAQQNLSTHYNLHNLYGLTEASATYRALLEVRGRRPFVLSRSSFPGIGRFSGVWTGDVRSDWEQLRYSVPAVLQLGLSGMALAGADVCGFGGDTTEELCVRWMQLGAFYPFMRNHNDRPNAPQEPYVFGQRAQAAMRRALNQRYSLLPFLYTLFHHAHTSADTVARPLFLEFPNDPNCQTIDRQFLWGPSLLISPVLEPGVVELAAYLPAGTWYSLEDGLPFYSKGQYLLLPAPLDTINVHVREGHVIPQQEPALTTNASRSNPFLLTVALSPRGWASGDLFWDDGDSMDTFHTGEYCYVLFIAAQSQVVGDPVRQNGGLSRLVLGGLRVFGVPSRPVSVWANGLRVLDFTYRTDTKALKVKGLALPMSEVFTVRWAL, from the exons ATGGTGCGGACAGGTCATCTGATGGCAGATTTGTCTGGTGCGGCGGTCCTCTCAGCTGGGCTCCTCTTCATCTCTGCTTTATTGACCTGTCTGTACGTCAGCCATGTGTCTGATTATGATACGATCAAAATCCGCTCTGAGGAACCCGTGGGACGTCCTCCAGCATCTGTGAACCTTCTAGAAAAAGTTCGGAACATCTTCGTGAAAATATGGACGGATCAAGCGGAAATAACCCAACAACCATCGGACGCTGGTTCTTCCAAGTGTCTCATGAACCTGGACAGCAGATTCGACTGCTCCAGAGACCGAGTACTGACTCGGAGTGAGTGTCAGGAACGAGGGTGTTGCTATGCCCCTCTGGCGCTCACCTCTGGCCCTCCTTGGTGCTACTATCCTCGGTCATATAGCGGCTACAAGATGGGTCCGCTCAGCCCCACCAAGAGAGGCCGGGGTGCCACTCTGGTACGACCGACTCCCTCCTACCTCCCCAGGGACATAACCACACTGCGCCTGGAGGTAATAGAGGAGACGCCGAACTGCTTCCATCTCACA TTGAAGGACCCCTCGTCGAAGCGATATGAAGTTCCTCTGCCTCCTGGTAACTTTGGTGGGCTGAAGACCGACCACGACTCTCTCTATACAGCCGAGTTCCAGCCAGACCCTTTTGGCTTCATCATTCAACGTAAATCCAATGGCCGTGTAAT CCTGAACACCACCGTGGCTCCGCTGCTGTTCTCGGACCAGTACCTGCAGCTCTCCACCTCCCTGGCCTCCCCGGTGCTGTCCGGCCTGGGGGAGCACTACACCCTGCTGGGCCTGGACCTCAACTGGACCAGCCTCACCTTCTGGAACAGGGACATGGCGCCTCAT GCTAATGCTAATATGTATGGGTCCCACCCGTTCTACCTGGTCCAAGAGGAGGACGGCCTAGCGCACGGCGTCTTCCTGCTCAACAGCAATGCCATGG AGGTGGCCCTGCAGCCCACGCCTGCCCTCACCTGGGTGTCAGTTGGAGGGATCCTGGACCTGTACGTCTTTCTGGGCCCCGACCCCCAGAGTGTGGTACGACAGTACCTGCAGGTTGTCG GCTACCCTATGATGCCTCCTTATTGGTCGCTGGGCTTCCACCTGTGTCGTTGGGGCTATCACACCTCCAATGAGACCCGATCCGTGGTACagcgcatgcacatgcacaattTCCCACTG GATGTGCAGTGGAATGACCTGGACTACGCAGACAAGCGCCGGGTGTTCACCTTTGACCCCCAGAGATTCGGGGATTTACCAGACATGGTGGAGGAGTTCCATCAGAGAGGGATGAAGTATATTCTCATACTG gATCCTGGTATCAGCAGCACCAGTCCTAAAGGGACGTACCTTCCTTATGAGgatggacagaggagaggggtcTTCATTAGGAATGCTACGGGACACACCCTCATCGGGAAG GTGTGGCCGGGCCGGACTGCCTTCCCCGACTTCACAAACCCGGAGACTATCCTCTGGTGGAGAGACTGCATCCAAAGTTTCCACTCTACCGTCAAACTAGATGGGCTGTGGATC GACATGAACGAACCAGCCAATTTTGTGCAGGGTTCAGTGGACGGCTGTCCAGACAGTGACCTGGAAGCTCCACCCTATACACCAA AGGGTGTCATCGGAGGCCAGCTGAACGTGGGCACCCTCTGCATGTCTGCGCAGCAGAACCTGTCCACCCACTACAACCTGCACAATCTGTACGGATTGACTGAGGCCAGCGCCACCTACAG AGCTCTGTTGGAGGTCAGGGGGAGGCGGCCCTTCGtcctctcccgctcctccttTCCGGGAATCGGACGCTTCTCCGGGGTGTGGACCGGGGACGTCCGGAGCGACTGGGAGCAGCTGCGGTACTCCGTTCCTG CTGTGCTGCAGCTGGGCCTGTCGGGCATGGCGTTGGCGGGGGCTGATGTGTGTGGCTTCGGGGGGGACACCACAGAGGAACTGTGTGTGCGCTGGATGCAGCTGGGTGCCTTCTACCCCTTTATGAGGAACCACAACGACAGGCCCAACGCT cCCCAGGAACCCTACGTGTTTGGGCAGAGAGCCCAGGCGGCAATGCGGAGGGCCCTGAACCAGCGCTACTCCCTCCTTCCATTCCTCTACACACTCTTccatcacgcacacacctccGCAGACACGGTGGCCCGGCCCCTCTTCCTGGA ATTCCCCAATGACCCCAACTGCCAGACCATAGACAGGCAGTTCCTGTGGGGGCCCTCGCTGCTTATCAGCCCTGTGTTGGAGCCAGGGGTCGTTGAACTGGCCGCTTACCTGCCCGCAGGAACTTGGTACAGTCTGGAGGAT GGTCTGCCTTTCTACAGTAAGGGCCAGTACCTGCTCCTGCCAGCCCCGCTGGACACCATCAACGTCCATGTGAGAGAGGGACACGTCATCCCACAGCAG GAGCCAGCCCTGACAACCAACGCCTCGCGCAGCAATCCTTTCCTCCTCACGGTGGCACTGTCCCCAAGGGGCTGGGCCAGCGGGGACCTGTTCTGGGACGACGGGGACAGCATGGACACCTTCCATACCGGAGAGTACTGCTATGTCCTCTTCATCGCTGCTCAG TCCCAGGTTGTGGGTGACCCGGTCAGGCAGAACGGGGGTCTGAGCCGCCTGGTTCTGGGGGGCCTGAGGGTGTTCGGGGTGCCGTCACGGCCCGTATCTGTGTGGGCCAACGGCCTGAGAGTCTTGGACTTCACCTATCGCACAGACACCAAG gcGTTGAAGGTGAAGGGTTTGGCCCTGCCCATGTCAGAGGTTTTCACAGTCCGGTGGGCTCTGTGA